From the genome of Streptomyces sp. NBC_01116, one region includes:
- a CDS encoding ABC transporter ATP-binding protein, producing the protein MATDLHRPVKDTLAPDRRAEAPTGGQEAAVRVEGLTRAFDGRPVIDDLDLTLRAGEFTALLGRSGCGKSTLLRVLAGLDREISGTVLVPRRRAVAFQAPRLMPWKKVWRNVLLGLPGKPERGVAERALAEVGLAERAGAWPKTLSGGEAQRASLARALVREPDLLLLDEPFGALDALTRIKAQQLVAELWQRRGCAVLLVTHDVDEALLLADRALVMREGRVAYDTPVALDRPRGVGSPGFAGLRSRLLTELGVAGEGGGGGEREGPARGEPGASAGGKPSVAAAPPGPGPAEAPETSLAHPRPGDTS; encoded by the coding sequence ATGGCGACCGACCTTCACCGGCCAGTGAAAGACACCCTTGCCCCCGACCGGCGGGCCGAAGCTCCGACCGGCGGCCAGGAGGCCGCCGTACGGGTCGAAGGACTCACCCGGGCCTTCGACGGGCGTCCGGTCATCGACGACCTCGATCTCACCCTGAGGGCAGGCGAGTTCACCGCGTTGCTCGGGCGCAGTGGCTGCGGCAAGTCGACGCTGCTGCGGGTCCTCGCCGGGCTCGACCGGGAGATCTCGGGCACCGTCCTGGTGCCGCGCCGGCGCGCGGTCGCGTTCCAGGCGCCGCGGCTGATGCCGTGGAAGAAGGTGTGGCGCAACGTACTGCTCGGCCTGCCGGGCAAGCCCGAACGCGGCGTCGCCGAGCGCGCGTTGGCCGAGGTCGGGCTGGCGGAGCGGGCGGGGGCGTGGCCCAAGACGCTGTCCGGCGGTGAGGCCCAGCGCGCTTCGCTGGCCAGAGCCCTGGTGCGCGAGCCCGATCTGCTGCTGCTCGACGAGCCCTTCGGCGCACTGGACGCCCTGACCCGGATCAAGGCCCAGCAGCTCGTCGCGGAGCTCTGGCAGCGGCGCGGCTGCGCCGTGCTGCTGGTCACCCACGACGTGGACGAGGCCCTGCTGCTGGCCGACCGGGCGCTGGTGATGCGGGAGGGGCGCGTCGCGTACGACACCCCTGTCGCGCTGGACCGGCCGCGCGGGGTCGGCTCCCCCGGGTTCGCCGGTCTGCGCTCCCGGCTGCTGACCGAACTGGGCGTCGCGGGTGAGGGCGGTGGCGGTGGCGAAAGGGAGGGTCCCGCCCGTGGTGAGCCCGGCGCCTCTGCCGGTGGGAAGCCGTCCGTGGCCGCCGCACCACCCGGTCCGGGGCCGGCAGAGGCCCCCGAAACATCGCTCGCACACCCCCGTCCCGGAGACACCTCATGA
- a CDS encoding ABC transporter substrate-binding protein, which produces MKHRTLPALLLPLALLLTACGGASSANSGGSTDGKGSLTLNVGDQKGGYEAILRASGELDDLGYRIKWSTFTSGPPLLEAVSAGAVDIGGVGNTPPVFAAGADSNIAVVGATHGSSAGEVIVVPEDSPLKKPAQLKGASIAVAQGSSAHFQLVASLRKAGLGIKDVKLNYLQPADALAAFSRGKVDAWAIWDPYTSQVLRTADARVLTTGEGVVNGLGFQVASPASLKDAKKSKAIGDLLVRLERAQKWVFKHPEEWAKVWAKETGLPYEVALDAVKLSYGTRVPVAIDAAAIASEQEIADTFAEMRLIPRRFDFEDYVDTRFNRDLPASSTAPRSYGKASS; this is translated from the coding sequence ATGAAGCACCGCACCCTGCCCGCCCTGCTCCTGCCCCTCGCCCTGCTCCTGACCGCGTGCGGCGGGGCCTCCTCCGCGAACTCCGGCGGCAGCACGGACGGAAAAGGCAGCCTCACGCTCAACGTCGGTGACCAGAAGGGTGGTTACGAGGCGATCCTGCGGGCCTCCGGAGAGCTCGACGACCTCGGCTACCGCATCAAGTGGTCCACCTTCACCTCGGGACCGCCCCTGCTGGAGGCCGTGAGCGCCGGAGCCGTCGACATCGGCGGCGTCGGCAACACGCCGCCCGTCTTCGCCGCGGGGGCCGACTCGAACATCGCCGTCGTCGGCGCCACGCACGGCTCGTCGGCCGGTGAGGTCATCGTCGTGCCCGAGGACTCACCGCTGAAGAAGCCCGCCCAGCTCAAGGGCGCGTCCATCGCTGTGGCGCAGGGCAGTTCGGCGCACTTCCAGCTGGTCGCCTCGCTCAGGAAGGCCGGCCTCGGGATCAAGGACGTGAAGCTGAACTACCTCCAGCCCGCCGACGCGCTCGCCGCGTTCAGCAGGGGCAAGGTCGACGCCTGGGCGATCTGGGACCCGTACACCTCGCAGGTCCTGCGCACGGCGGACGCCCGGGTCCTCACGACCGGCGAGGGCGTCGTCAACGGCCTCGGTTTTCAGGTCGCCTCACCCGCGTCGCTCAAGGACGCGAAGAAGTCGAAGGCCATCGGTGACCTGCTCGTCCGGCTGGAGCGGGCCCAGAAGTGGGTCTTCAAGCACCCGGAGGAGTGGGCGAAGGTCTGGGCGAAGGAGACCGGGCTCCCCTACGAGGTGGCGCTGGACGCGGTGAAGCTCAGTTACGGCACCCGCGTCCCGGTCGCGATCGACGCCGCGGCCATCGCCTCCGAGCAGGAGATCGCCGACACCTTCGCCGAAATGAGGCTGATTCCGCGGCGGTTCGACTTCGAGGACTACGTCGACACCCGCTTCAACCGTGACCTCCCCGCTTCCTCCACCGCACCGCGCTCCTACGGAAAGGCCTCATCGTGA
- a CDS encoding LLM class flavin-dependent oxidoreductase → MNVHLHWFLPTGGDGRTLVDRHAYTDGGIKRDRITPVSGVRAPDIEYLVQIAKAAEQLGFEAVLTPTGTWCEDAWLTTVALAQHTERLKFLVAFRPGVISPVLAAQMAATYQRITRGRLLLNVVTGGDSTEQRRFGDHLDHDRRYARTAEFLSVVRGAWSGQPYDFDGEHYQVEGGLTALPPDPLPEIFFGGSSAAAGPVAAAHADVYLTWGEPPAAVKEKIDWIRGLAEEQGRTVRFGIRLHTISRDSSREAWATADRLLGDLDPDTIAAAQQALGKSESVGQQRMLALHGGSRDKLEIAPNLWAGVGLVRGGAGTALVGSHAEVADRIEEYHALGVDHFVLSGYPHLEEAYWFGEGVTPELARRGLLSTVPASPLLGANGSEPRPATAPGGAPLLVAGGR, encoded by the coding sequence GTGAACGTCCATCTGCACTGGTTCCTGCCGACCGGGGGCGACGGCCGGACGCTCGTCGACCGGCACGCCTACACCGACGGCGGCATCAAACGCGACCGGATCACCCCGGTGAGCGGAGTCCGGGCTCCGGACATCGAGTATCTGGTCCAGATCGCCAAGGCCGCCGAGCAGTTGGGCTTCGAGGCCGTGCTGACGCCCACCGGCACGTGGTGCGAGGACGCCTGGCTGACCACGGTGGCGCTCGCCCAGCACACCGAGCGGCTGAAGTTCCTCGTGGCGTTCCGGCCGGGCGTCATCTCCCCGGTGCTCGCCGCGCAGATGGCCGCCACGTATCAGCGGATCACCCGGGGGCGGCTGCTGCTCAACGTGGTGACCGGGGGCGACTCGACGGAGCAGCGACGGTTCGGGGACCACCTGGACCACGACCGGCGCTATGCGCGGACCGCGGAGTTCCTGTCGGTGGTACGGGGCGCCTGGAGCGGGCAGCCGTACGACTTCGACGGAGAGCACTACCAGGTGGAGGGCGGACTGACCGCGCTGCCGCCGGACCCGCTGCCGGAGATCTTCTTCGGCGGGTCCTCCGCTGCCGCGGGGCCGGTGGCCGCGGCCCACGCCGATGTCTATCTGACCTGGGGCGAGCCGCCGGCCGCGGTGAAGGAGAAGATCGACTGGATTCGCGGCCTGGCGGAGGAGCAGGGGCGCACGGTCCGGTTCGGCATCCGGCTGCACACCATCTCGCGGGACTCCTCGCGGGAGGCGTGGGCCACCGCCGACCGGCTGCTGGGCGACCTCGATCCGGACACGATCGCCGCGGCGCAGCAGGCCTTGGGGAAGAGCGAGTCGGTCGGGCAGCAGCGGATGCTGGCGCTGCACGGCGGTTCGCGGGACAAGCTGGAGATCGCGCCGAATCTCTGGGCGGGCGTCGGTCTGGTGCGCGGCGGGGCCGGGACCGCGCTGGTGGGCAGCCACGCGGAGGTCGCGGACCGGATCGAGGAGTACCACGCGTTGGGGGTGGACCACTTCGTGCTCTCCGGATATCCGCATCTGGAGGAGGCGTACTGGTTCGGCGAGGGCGTCACCCCCGAGCTGGCCCGGCGTGGACTCCTGTCGACCGTGCCCGCGTCCCCGCTGCTGGGCGCGAACGGCTCCGAGCCCCGGCCCGCCACGGCTCCGGGTGGAGCGCCCCTGCTGGTCGCCGGCGGTCGCTGA
- a CDS encoding NAD(P)-binding domain-containing protein → MRELDVVVIGAGQAGLSAAHHLRRVGLEPDVGFVVLDHAPRPGGAWQFRWPSLTYGKVHGMHALPGMELTGADPERPSSEVIGAYFAAYEERFGLRVHRPVEVSAVREGSGGRLLVETSEGTYAPRALINATGTWDRPFWPRYPGQETFRGRQLHTANYPGPEEFAGQRVIVVGGGASGTQHLMEIAEYAADTFWVTRSEPVFREGPFTEEWGRAAVAMVEERVRGGLPPRSVVSVTGLPMTDAVRRAREEGVLDRLPMFDRVTPSGVAWDDGRVVDADVILWATGFRPAVEHLAPLKLREPGGGIRAEDTRAVRDGRVHLVGYGPSASTIGANRAGRAAVRSVMRLLKGTDGQSGDERPGPEAGSGRADRDAGAAVGVGIERA, encoded by the coding sequence GTGCGTGAGCTGGACGTGGTCGTGATCGGCGCGGGTCAGGCGGGGCTGTCCGCCGCCCACCACCTGCGCCGCGTCGGACTGGAGCCGGACGTCGGCTTCGTCGTGCTGGACCACGCGCCCCGGCCGGGCGGCGCGTGGCAGTTCCGCTGGCCTTCGCTGACGTACGGCAAGGTCCACGGAATGCACGCGCTGCCGGGCATGGAGCTGACCGGAGCCGACCCCGAGCGGCCCTCGTCGGAGGTGATCGGCGCGTATTTCGCCGCGTACGAGGAACGCTTCGGCCTGCGGGTCCACCGTCCGGTGGAGGTGAGCGCCGTACGGGAGGGAAGCGGCGGGCGGCTGTTGGTGGAGACGTCGGAGGGGACGTACGCCCCGCGGGCCCTGATCAACGCGACCGGCACCTGGGACCGGCCGTTCTGGCCGCGCTACCCGGGCCAGGAGACCTTCCGGGGACGGCAGTTGCACACGGCGAACTACCCCGGGCCCGAGGAGTTCGCGGGGCAGCGTGTCATCGTCGTCGGGGGCGGAGCCTCCGGTACGCAGCATCTGATGGAGATCGCCGAGTACGCGGCCGACACCTTCTGGGTGACCCGGAGCGAACCGGTCTTCCGCGAGGGACCGTTCACCGAGGAGTGGGGGCGGGCGGCCGTGGCGATGGTGGAGGAGCGGGTGCGCGGCGGGCTGCCGCCGCGGAGCGTGGTCAGTGTGACCGGGCTGCCGATGACCGATGCGGTGCGGCGGGCCCGGGAGGAGGGGGTGCTGGACCGGCTGCCGATGTTCGACCGGGTCACCCCGAGCGGCGTGGCCTGGGACGACGGTCGGGTCGTCGACGCCGATGTGATCCTGTGGGCCACCGGGTTCCGGCCCGCCGTGGAGCATCTGGCACCGCTGAAGCTGCGCGAGCCGGGCGGCGGCATCCGGGCCGAGGACACCCGTGCCGTACGCGACGGGCGCGTCCATCTCGTCGGGTACGGTCCGTCCGCCAGCACCATCGGCGCGAACCGCGCGGGCCGCGCGGCGGTCCGGTCGGTCATGCGGCTGCTGAAGGGGACGGACGGGCAGAGCGGCGACGAGCGGCCGGGCCCGGAAGCAGGCAGCGGGCGGGCGGACCGGGACGCCGGGGCCGCTGTCGGCGTCGGCATCGAGAGGGCGTGA
- the mltG gene encoding endolytic transglycosylase MltG: protein MVNESPDARPRRRLRPTRRGKAVLAVGALLVASAAVLIPLSLTGSDEGGHEKERPQRTLMIPEGRRVSQVYEAVDQALDLKPGSTRKAATTVDLALPDQAEGNPEGYLFPATYPLDSATEPAGLLRYMADTARKHFGADHVTAGAQRNNVSVYDTITIASIVQAEADTASDMGKVARVVYNRLLKDMPLQMDSTINYALKRSTLDTTTADTQLDSPYNSYRIKGLPPTPIGNPGEEALRAAVSPTPGPWLYFVTVAPGDTRFTDSYDEQQKNVREFNRSRGSATTS, encoded by the coding sequence ATGGTGAACGAGTCCCCGGACGCCCGACCCCGTCGCAGACTCCGCCCGACCCGCCGCGGAAAGGCCGTCCTGGCCGTCGGCGCCCTGCTCGTGGCGTCGGCCGCCGTTCTGATCCCGCTGTCCCTGACCGGATCGGACGAGGGCGGGCACGAGAAGGAACGCCCGCAGCGCACGCTGATGATCCCCGAGGGCCGTCGCGTCTCGCAGGTGTACGAGGCCGTCGACCAGGCGCTCGACCTGAAGCCCGGCAGCACCCGGAAGGCCGCGACGACGGTGGATCTGGCTCTGCCCGACCAGGCCGAGGGCAACCCCGAGGGATACCTCTTCCCGGCCACCTATCCGCTCGACTCCGCGACCGAGCCGGCCGGCCTGCTGCGTTACATGGCGGACACCGCCCGCAAGCACTTCGGCGCGGACCACGTCACGGCGGGAGCCCAGCGCAACAACGTCTCCGTCTACGACACGATCACGATCGCCAGCATCGTCCAGGCCGAGGCCGATACCGCGTCCGACATGGGCAAGGTGGCCCGGGTCGTCTACAACCGGCTGCTCAAGGACATGCCGTTGCAGATGGACTCCACCATCAACTACGCCCTCAAGCGTTCCACTCTGGACACGACGACCGCCGACACCCAGCTGGACAGCCCGTACAACAGCTACCGGATCAAGGGGCTGCCGCCGACGCCCATCGGCAACCCCGGGGAGGAGGCGCTGCGCGCGGCCGTCAGCCCCACGCCCGGACCCTGGCTGTACTTCGTCACGGTCGCCCCCGGCGACACCCGGTTCACCGACAGCTACGACGAACAGCAGAAGAACGTGCGGGAGTTCAACCGCAGCCGCGGTTCCGCCACCACGAGCTGA
- a CDS encoding ABC transporter ATP-binding protein: MKPDEPTWTPPPDAGATDRPPAEVRRILRLFHPYRGRLAVVGLLVGASSLVSVASPFLLREILDTAIPQGRTGLLTLLALGMILTAVMTSVFGVLQTLISTTVGQRVMHDLRTAVYTQLQRMPLAFFTRTRTGEVQSRIANDIGGMQATVTSTATSLVSNLTAVIATVVAMLALDWRLTVVSLLLLPVFVAISRRVGRERKRITTQRQKQMAAMAATVTESLSVSGILLGRTMGRSDSLTQGFAEESERLVDLEVRSNMAGRWRMSTIGIVMAAMPAVIYWAAGLTFASGAAAVSIGTLVAFVTLQQGLFRPAVSLLSTGVQMQTSLALFQRIFEYLDLTVDITEPENPVRLEKIRGEIAFEDVDFGYDEKSGPTLTGIDVTVPAGGSLAVVGSTGSGKSTLSYLVPRLYDVTGGRVTLDGVDVRDLDFDTLARAVGVVSQETYLFHASVADNLRFAKPDATDEEIEAAARAAQIHDHIASLPDGYDTLVGERGYRFSGGEKQRLAIARTILRDPPVLILDEATSALDTRTEQAVQQAIDALSAGRTTLTIAHRLSTVRDADQIVVLEDGRVAERGTHEELLDRDGRYGALIRRDSHPVPVPAP, encoded by the coding sequence ATGAAGCCCGACGAGCCCACGTGGACGCCCCCACCCGATGCCGGCGCCACCGACCGGCCGCCCGCCGAGGTACGCCGCATCCTCCGCCTCTTCCACCCCTACCGCGGCCGACTGGCCGTCGTCGGCCTGCTGGTCGGCGCGTCCTCGCTGGTGTCGGTCGCCTCCCCGTTCCTGCTGCGCGAGATCCTGGACACCGCGATCCCGCAGGGACGCACGGGCCTGCTGACCCTGCTGGCGCTCGGCATGATCCTCACCGCCGTGATGACCAGCGTCTTCGGCGTGCTCCAGACCCTGATCTCGACCACCGTCGGTCAGCGCGTCATGCATGACCTGCGCACCGCCGTCTACACCCAGCTCCAGCGGATGCCGCTCGCCTTCTTCACCCGCACCCGCACGGGCGAGGTCCAGTCCCGCATCGCCAACGACATCGGCGGCATGCAGGCGACGGTCACCTCCACCGCGACCTCGCTCGTCTCCAACCTCACGGCCGTCATCGCCACCGTCGTCGCCATGCTCGCCCTCGACTGGCGGCTCACTGTCGTCTCGCTGCTCCTGCTGCCGGTCTTCGTCGCGATCAGCCGCCGCGTCGGCCGGGAGCGGAAGAGGATCACCACCCAGCGCCAGAAGCAGATGGCGGCGATGGCCGCCACCGTCACCGAGTCCCTCTCGGTCAGCGGCATCCTCCTCGGCCGCACGATGGGCCGCTCCGACTCCCTCACCCAGGGCTTCGCCGAGGAGTCCGAGCGCCTGGTCGACCTCGAAGTGCGCTCCAACATGGCCGGGCGCTGGCGGATGTCGACGATCGGCATCGTGATGGCCGCCATGCCCGCCGTCATCTACTGGGCGGCAGGCCTCACCTTCGCGTCCGGGGCGGCCGCCGTCTCCATCGGCACGCTGGTCGCTTTCGTCACCCTCCAGCAGGGACTGTTCCGCCCGGCGGTCAGCCTCCTCTCCACCGGTGTGCAGATGCAGACCTCCCTCGCCCTCTTCCAGCGCATCTTCGAGTACCTCGACCTCACGGTGGACATCACCGAACCGGAGAATCCGGTCCGCCTGGAGAAGATCCGCGGCGAGATCGCCTTCGAGGACGTCGACTTCGGCTACGACGAGAAGAGCGGCCCGACGCTGACCGGCATCGACGTGACCGTTCCCGCAGGCGGCAGCCTCGCGGTCGTCGGATCCACCGGCTCCGGCAAGTCCACCCTGAGCTACCTCGTGCCCCGGCTGTACGACGTCACCGGCGGCCGGGTCACGCTCGACGGGGTCGACGTCCGCGATCTGGACTTCGACACCCTCGCCCGAGCGGTCGGCGTCGTCTCGCAGGAGACCTATCTCTTCCACGCCTCGGTCGCCGACAACCTGCGCTTCGCCAAGCCGGACGCCACCGACGAGGAGATCGAGGCCGCGGCCCGCGCCGCGCAGATCCACGACCACATCGCCTCCCTGCCCGACGGCTACGACACCCTGGTCGGTGAGCGCGGCTACCGCTTCTCGGGCGGTGAGAAGCAGCGCCTCGCCATCGCCCGCACCATCCTGCGCGACCCACCGGTGCTGATCCTCGACGAGGCGACCAGCGCGCTCGACACCCGTACGGAACAGGCCGTGCAGCAGGCGATCGACGCCCTGTCCGCCGGACGGACCACGCTCACCATCGCGCACCGCCTCTCCACCGTCCGCGACGCGGACCAGATCGTGGTCCTGGAGGACGGACGGGTCGCCGAGCGCGGCACGCACGAGGAACTGCTCGACCGGGACGGCCGCTACGGGGCACTGATCCGCCGCGACTCCCACCCGGTCCCGGTTCCGGCCCCCTGA
- a CDS encoding MarR family winged helix-turn-helix transcriptional regulator produces MDAPDPPGSTGPTGPTGPTGSTDTDGMLAEQLLRLTRRLHRIQSRQLEPIDITPAQFRLLRTVASYDAAPRMADLARRLDVVPRAVTTLVDALEASGRVRRAPDPDSRRVVRVEITDEGRATLRSLRSARRAAAEEILAPLTADQREVLGGLLSALVDGMPERHC; encoded by the coding sequence ATGGACGCCCCAGATCCCCCCGGCTCGACCGGCCCAACCGGCCCAACCGGCCCAACCGGCTCGACCGACACCGACGGCATGCTCGCCGAGCAGCTGCTGCGGCTGACCCGCAGGCTGCACCGCATCCAGAGCCGCCAGCTGGAGCCGATCGACATCACTCCGGCCCAGTTCCGGCTGCTGCGGACGGTCGCGAGCTACGACGCGGCCCCCCGGATGGCGGATCTCGCCCGGCGCCTGGACGTCGTTCCGCGCGCCGTGACGACGCTGGTCGACGCGCTGGAGGCGAGCGGCCGGGTGCGTCGCGCCCCGGATCCCGACAGCCGCCGGGTGGTCCGCGTCGAGATCACGGACGAGGGGCGCGCCACGCTAAGGTCCCTGCGCAGCGCGCGCCGGGCCGCCGCGGAGGAGATCCTTGCCCCATTGACCGCCGATCAGCGCGAGGTCCTCGGCGGGCTGCTGTCCGCCCTGGTCGACGGCATGCCGGAACGCCACTGCTGA
- a CDS encoding FAD-binding and (Fe-S)-binding domain-containing protein — MPLLEPDPEALRPGTAREPAPDRVTDRSAGGTPEPLRGELTALLGADKVLWKISDLVRYASDASPYRFLPRVVLVPENLDDVSAILSYAHGKGRDVVFRAAGTSLNGQAQGEDILVDVRRHWTGVEVLDEGARARIGPGTTVMRANITLARYGRLLGPDPASAIACTVGGVVANNASGMTAGTTRNSYRTLASLTFVLPSGTVVDTADPAADEELARAEPELCAGLMELKAEIGADEELTARIRAKYTIKNTNGYRLDAFLDGATPVEILRGLMVGSEGTFGFISEVVFDTLPLDRRISSALLFFPSLTAAAAAVPRFNEAGAIAVELMDGNTLRASVSVPGVPADWAALPRTTTALLVEFRAADEAGQEAFERAADAVVAGLDLVVPALSVTNAFTRDAGTIAGYWKARKAFVTAVGGSRPSGTTLITEDFAVPPARLAEACEALLELQSRHGFDAAVAGHAAHGNLHFLLAFDAAKPADVERYDAFMQEFCALVVDRFDGSLKAEHATGRNIAPFLEREWGPRATELMWRTKQVIDPAGVLAPRIVLDRDPRAHLRGLKTIPKVEAVADPCIECGFCEPTCPSEDLTTTPRQRIVLRREMMRQEDGSPVEAGLLDAYGYDAVDTCAGDSTCKLACPVGIDTGAMMKGFRHRRHTPREERIAALTAKNFRVVEASARLAVAVADAVGDRVGDGPLGAVTRLARKAVRPDLVPEWLPQIPGAAAGRLPRTDRVGASAVYYPACVNRIFAGPDGRPGLSLAEAVVAVSGRAGKPVWIPKDVAGTCCATIWHSKGYDAGNRIMANRIVEAAWGWTAGGQLPLVVDASSCTLGIAEEVVPYLSEDNRALHRELTVVDSLVWAAEELLPELTVFRTVGSAVVHPTCSMEHLGDVGQLRALAEACADEVVVPDDAGCCAFAGDRGMLHKELTDSATAKEAAEVGLRAYDAHLSANRMCEIGMERATGKPYRSALIELEHATRPTVR; from the coding sequence ATGCCGCTGCTGGAGCCCGACCCGGAAGCCCTGCGTCCCGGAACGGCACGAGAGCCCGCCCCCGACCGTGTCACCGACCGCAGCGCCGGCGGCACCCCGGAGCCGCTGCGCGGGGAGCTGACGGCGCTGCTCGGCGCCGACAAGGTGCTCTGGAAGATCTCCGACCTGGTGCGGTACGCCTCCGACGCCAGCCCCTACCGCTTCCTCCCCAGGGTCGTGCTGGTCCCCGAGAATCTCGACGACGTCTCCGCGATCCTGTCGTACGCCCACGGCAAGGGCCGTGACGTGGTCTTCCGGGCCGCGGGCACCAGCCTCAACGGCCAGGCGCAGGGCGAGGACATCCTCGTCGACGTACGCCGCCACTGGACGGGCGTCGAGGTGCTGGACGAGGGGGCGCGGGCCCGGATCGGGCCGGGGACGACGGTGATGCGGGCCAACATCACCCTCGCCCGGTACGGCAGGCTGCTGGGCCCCGACCCGGCCAGCGCCATCGCCTGCACCGTCGGCGGGGTCGTCGCCAACAACGCCTCCGGCATGACCGCGGGCACCACCCGCAACTCCTACCGGACGCTCGCCTCGCTCACCTTCGTGCTGCCGAGCGGCACCGTCGTCGACACCGCCGACCCGGCCGCCGACGAGGAGCTGGCCCGTGCCGAGCCGGAGCTGTGCGCGGGGCTGATGGAGCTGAAGGCGGAGATCGGGGCGGACGAGGAGCTGACGGCGAGGATCCGCGCCAAGTACACGATCAAGAACACCAACGGCTACCGCCTGGACGCCTTCCTCGACGGGGCGACGCCGGTGGAGATCCTGCGGGGACTGATGGTCGGCTCCGAGGGCACGTTCGGCTTCATCTCCGAGGTCGTCTTCGACACCCTGCCGCTCGACCGGCGGATCTCCAGCGCCCTGCTGTTCTTCCCCTCCCTCACCGCCGCCGCGGCCGCCGTGCCCCGGTTCAACGAGGCGGGGGCCATCGCCGTGGAGCTGATGGACGGCAACACCCTGCGCGCCTCCGTCAGCGTGCCGGGCGTTCCGGCGGACTGGGCGGCGCTGCCCCGGACCACGACCGCGCTGCTGGTGGAGTTCCGGGCGGCCGACGAGGCGGGCCAGGAGGCGTTCGAGCGGGCGGCCGACGCCGTCGTCGCCGGTCTGGACCTGGTCGTCCCGGCCCTGTCGGTGACCAACGCGTTCACCCGGGACGCCGGGACGATCGCCGGGTACTGGAAGGCCCGCAAGGCGTTCGTCACGGCGGTCGGCGGGTCCCGGCCCTCGGGCACCACCCTGATCACGGAGGACTTCGCGGTGCCGCCCGCCCGGCTGGCGGAGGCCTGCGAGGCGCTGCTGGAGCTCCAGTCGCGCCACGGCTTCGACGCCGCCGTGGCCGGTCACGCCGCGCACGGCAATCTGCACTTCCTGCTCGCGTTCGACGCGGCGAAGCCGGCCGACGTCGAGCGGTACGACGCCTTCATGCAGGAGTTCTGCGCCCTGGTGGTGGACCGTTTCGACGGGTCGCTCAAGGCGGAGCACGCCACCGGGCGCAATATCGCGCCGTTCCTGGAGCGGGAGTGGGGGCCGCGCGCCACGGAGCTGATGTGGCGGACGAAGCAGGTCATCGATCCCGCCGGGGTGCTCGCGCCGCGCATCGTCCTGGACCGGGATCCGCGGGCCCATCTGCGGGGTCTGAAGACCATTCCGAAGGTGGAGGCGGTCGCCGACCCGTGCATCGAGTGCGGCTTCTGCGAACCGACCTGCCCCAGCGAGGATCTGACGACCACTCCACGCCAGCGGATCGTGCTGCGCCGGGAGATGATGCGCCAGGAGGACGGCTCGCCGGTGGAAGCCGGTCTGCTGGACGCCTACGGGTACGACGCCGTGGACACCTGCGCCGGGGATTCCACCTGCAAGCTCGCCTGCCCGGTCGGCATCGACACCGGGGCCATGATGAAGGGCTTCCGGCACCGCAGGCACACGCCGCGCGAGGAGCGGATCGCCGCGCTGACCGCGAAGAACTTCCGTGTGGTGGAGGCCTCGGCGCGACTGGCCGTGGCGGTCGCGGACGCGGTCGGCGACCGGGTGGGCGACGGTCCGCTCGGGGCCGTGACGCGGCTCGCCCGCAAGGCCGTCCGCCCCGATCTCGTACCGGAGTGGCTGCCCCAGATCCCGGGGGCGGCGGCCGGGCGGCTGCCGCGTACGGACCGGGTCGGGGCGAGCGCGGTCTACTACCCGGCCTGCGTCAACCGCATCTTCGCCGGGCCGGACGGCCGCCCCGGCCTCTCCCTGGCCGAGGCGGTGGTAGCGGTGTCCGGGCGGGCGGGGAAGCCCGTGTGGATCCCGAAGGACGTGGCGGGGACGTGCTGCGCGACGATCTGGCACTCCAAGGGGTACGACGCGGGCAACAGGATCATGGCGAACCGCATCGTGGAGGCCGCCTGGGGCTGGACGGCGGGCGGACAGCTGCCGCTGGTCGTCGACGCGTCCTCGTGCACGCTCGGCATCGCCGAGGAGGTGGTGCCCTACCTCAGCGAGGACAACCGGGCGCTGCACCGTGAACTGACCGTCGTGGACTCGCTGGTGTGGGCGGCCGAGGAACTGCTGCCGGAGCTGACGGTGTTCCGCACGGTCGGGTCGGCCGTCGTACATCCGACCTGTTCGATGGAACACCTGGGTGACGTGGGGCAGTTGCGTGCGCTCGCCGAGGCGTGCGCGGACGAGGTCGTGGTGCCGGACGACGCGGGATGCTGCGCGTTCGCGGGCGACCGGGGGATGCTGCACAAGGAGTTGACCGACTCGGCGACGGCCAAGGAGGCGGCCGAGGTCGGCCTCCGCGCCTACGACGCCCATCTGTCCGCGAACAGGATGTGCGAGATCGGCATGGAACGGGCCACCGGAAAGCCCTACCGCTCGGCGCTGATCGAGCTGGAGCACGCGACCCGGCCGACCGTCCGCTGA